Within Clostridia bacterium, the genomic segment GGCTCCACATGGGCTCGCCAGCGATCCGTATGGCTCCCCCTCGCCCTTCGGCGGGGTTCCCGGCCAATTCGACCTCCTGTCTCAAGAGGCCGGCCTCGGACGTCCTGTCCTCGGCCCGCCTCCGGGCTCGGTCTCGCCGACGTCTCGCGAGGCTCGCCCAAAGTCGCCTTGCGCCAGCATCCTCGGCATTTTCATGCTTCTTTCGGATGCACCCCAGCTTTCCCCGCCGGAGCGCTGGCCCTCTACTCCGCCCAGCACTCAATTCACCAATCTATCTACCATGCATCGCCCGGTCAGGCGCTAAGCCATCCTTAACAAGTCCTACTCGCCTGCCGGCTGAGGGCTGGATCGCTTCCGGACTACCGCCCCGGCATCCCCCACTTGGTTTTTCACTAGCTGGTTATGCAGCCTGGGCGCAGGGGGCGCTCTTCTCCTAGCCCGGAGCCAGAAGGTTGATGCCGAAGTCCCTCAAGATTTGGTCCAAGGCTACCAACGGCAGGCCTACCACGTTGTAGAAGCAGCCATGGACTGCTTCCACCAGCAGAGCCCCCTTGCCTTGGATACCATAGGCTCCCGCTTTGTCCAAGGGCTCCCCGGTAGCCACATAAGCTTCAATTTCCCTGGCGCTCAGGCGACGAAATTTAACCCTGGTAACCTCCGCGTGCTGTCGCTCCCAACCAGAGCCAATATCCAAAACGCAAAGCCCGGTGATGACTTGGTGCTCTCGTCCGCTCAAGAGCCCCAGCATCCTCCGGGCTTCTCCCTCGCTTTTCGGTTTGCCCAGAACCTGATGGCCGATAGCTACTAAAGTATCGGCACCAATGACCAGCCCCGCCGGAAATCTTTTGGCTACCTGCTTAGCCTTGCGCCGAGCATTTTTTAGAGCTAGCTGAGTTGGCTCAAGGCTAGACAGCTCTAAATCATTAATCTCCTCCACGGAGCTAGGAACTACCTGAAAAGCCAATCCAATTTGCTCAAGCAATTGTTGCCGCCGCGGTGAGCTGGAAGCTAAAATAATCATCATCTAAAAGTCCAGGTCTCCTTGCTGCCGTACCAACCTTTTCCGGAACTCCAGGTTAAAGGTAAGAATCTCCAAATTGACCGAGAGATCTACGTTGCGGAGTTCAATATCCTTGGGAACCGATAATACGCAAGGGGCAAAGTTGAGAATGGCACGAATCCCAGCTCTTACCAAGGCATTGGCTACTTCCTGAGCACTATGGGCCGGAACCGCTACCACCCCGATTTGGGCCTGTTCGCGGGCCACCACTTCCGGCAACTCGTTCATGGCATATATGGGGATGCCATTGAGGCGGTGCCCAATCTTAAACCGGTCGTTGTCAAACATCCCTACCACATCGAATCCCCGTTCCCGGAAGCCACCATACATGCAGAGAGCCGTACCCAGATTGCCGGCCCCGACAATGACCACCGGCCACCTGTTGTTGAGCCCAAGGATTTTGATGATGTTGCGGTGGAGGTCCTTAACATTGTAACCTACCCCGCGGGTGCCAAACTCGCCAAAATAGGCCAGATCCTTGCGCACCTGGGCCGGGCTTACCCCTACCCCATCGGCAATTTCGCCCGAAGAAATGGTAGTAATGCCGCGCCGGTCAGCTTGGGATAGGTACCGGGAATAGACCGAAAGCCGGATTATGGTGGCCTCAGGTATCTTCAAGGCCTTCACTTGGATTCACCCCTTTCTTTCCACTTGCGATCACTTTCACTCTTTAATTCCACAAGTAATCTTAAAAACCTGCCGATAAAGCGTCAAGATCGAATTTTTGCTTTAGTACATGGGCTCTAGCGTCGGCTACCATATAAAAAGAGCCGGTAATCACCACCAGATCCCCGGGGCCGGCCACGGCCACAGCCTGATCCACCGCCTGAGCTACGTCAGCAATTGTATAAACTGGGGTACCGGAGCAAGCTTTAGCCTTGGCCATCTCCGCCAGGCTAGTCCAGTCCCCGGCCCGATAGCTATTGGGCTTGGTTACAATTACGACATCGGCCAGGGGCGCAAGCACCTCCAAGACCTTCTCTCTCTCCTTATCGGCCAGCATGCCAATAACCAGAATCAGGCGCTTATGGGGAAAATACCTGGAAAGCGCCGATCGCAGCGACTGGGCACCGCTGACGTTGTGAGCTGCATCGATCAAAAAAGAATACCCCTGGGGGGCCGGGATTAGCTCCAAGCGAGCCGGCCAGTGCACCTCCCGAACCCCCCGGTAAATGGCTTCCGGGGGAATCTCGGCCGGTAACAGCTTAAGGGCAACCAGAGCAGTAGCCAGGTTTAGGGCCTGGTGCTCACCCAAGAGAGGAAGCTCAAGGTTGGGGTAGGTCTGACCATCCACTTCCACATCCACGGTCTGAGCCCGCTTCCACCACCCCTTGATGTGCCAACGGGCGCAATCCTGCACCCGGTAAAGCCTAGCGCCAACCGCCCGGGCCTTGGCCTGCAAGATGGGGAGCACCCGGGCATCGCTGCTGGCAGTAACCACCGGACGGCCGGCTTTTATGATCCCCGCTTTTACCTGGGCAATCTCCTCCACCGTCGATCCCAGGTAGTCCATATGGTCCATGGCCACGTTGGTGATCACGGCCACCTTGGGATCGACAACGTTGGTGGAATCGATGGCGCCCCCCAGGCCCACTTCAATCACCGCGTAGTCCACCTGCTGGCGATAAAAGTATAGAAAGGCCGAAGCAGTGAGCACTTCAAACTCGGTGGGGTGTTCGTCGCCTTCCCGAACCATAGTCTCAAGGTACGGCCGTAGTTCCGTCAGCAGCCCCGCCAGCTCGGTCTCGCTGATGGGAACTCCATCGATAAGGAATCTCTCGGTATAGGAATGCAGGTGGGGGCTAGTAAAAAGAGCGGTGCGAAAACCGCTCTCCTTCAAGACTGAAGCCATGATA encodes:
- the maf gene encoding septum formation inhibitor Maf, which produces MMIILASSSPRRQQLLEQIGLAFQVVPSSVEEINDLELSSLEPTQLALKNARRKAKQVAKRFPAGLVIGADTLVAIGHQVLGKPKSEGEARRMLGLLSGREHQVITGLCVLDIGSGWERQHAEVTRVKFRRLSAREIEAYVATGEPLDKAGAYGIQGKGALLVEAVHGCFYNVVGLPLVALDQILRDFGINLLAPG
- a CDS encoding bifunctional folylpolyglutamate synthase/dihydrofolate synthase gives rise to the protein MNFPEAMEFLTKLTKFGMNFGLGRIERLLELLGNPHHELACVHIGGTNGKGSVAAIMASVLKESGFRTALFTSPHLHSYTERFLIDGVPISETELAGLLTELRPYLETMVREGDEHPTEFEVLTASAFLYFYRQQVDYAVIEVGLGGAIDSTNVVDPKVAVITNVAMDHMDYLGSTVEEIAQVKAGIIKAGRPVVTASSDARVLPILQAKARAVGARLYRVQDCARWHIKGWWKRAQTVDVEVDGQTYPNLELPLLGEHQALNLATALVALKLLPAEIPPEAIYRGVREVHWPARLELIPAPQGYSFLIDAAHNVSGAQSLRSALSRYFPHKRLILVIGMLADKEREKVLEVLAPLADVVIVTKPNSYRAGDWTSLAEMAKAKACSGTPVYTIADVAQAVDQAVAVAGPGDLVVITGSFYMVADARAHVLKQKFDLDALSAGF
- a CDS encoding redox-sensing transcriptional repressor Rex, giving the protein MKALKIPEATIIRLSVYSRYLSQADRRGITTISSGEIADGVGVSPAQVRKDLAYFGEFGTRGVGYNVKDLHRNIIKILGLNNRWPVVIVGAGNLGTALCMYGGFRERGFDVVGMFDNDRFKIGHRLNGIPIYAMNELPEVVAREQAQIGVVAVPAHSAQEVANALVRAGIRAILNFAPCVLSVPKDIELRNVDLSVNLEILTFNLEFRKRLVRQQGDLDF